Genomic segment of Microbacterium sp. M28:
GACGAGCAGCGCGCCCCCTGCCCGCCGACCGATCAGCGCGAGAAGCAGCAGTGCGGTCGCGGGGAACGCGAGGATCCACACCGCCGCATCGGGGTACGCCAGATCCATGAGCCAGCCGCTCGCGGCCGCCACGATGGCGGCCAGCCACAGCGGCATGAGCGCGCGAGGGCGCGGGATCTGCTCCGGCATCCTGGTGCCTCAGATCCCCGAGTAGGCCACGATGCCGCGGCGGACGCCGTCGAGGGCCTGTCGTGCGGTGCGTGCGACCTCGATGTCATCCGCGACGATCGAGAGCTGATCGAGCAGATCGATCGTCTGCTTGGCCCAGCGCACGAAGTCGCCCGCCGCCATGTCGGCGTCGACCAGGACGCGGTCGAGCATCCGGCCGCGCGCCCACGCGTGCATCGCACCCGCGAGTCCGGCCGCGAGCGGCTCCGAGCCGGGCAGATGGTGGTCGCGCTCCAGATCGTCGAGCTGCGCCCAAAGATCGGTGGTCCGCTCGTATGCGGCGCGGAATGCTCCGCGGGGCAGACCTCGCTCCCCCGAGTTCGCCTCGTCACGACGCGGCTCGTACACCAGGCAGCACGCCATCGCGGCGAGCGACGGAGCATCGAGGCCCTTCCAGAGCCCCTGACGCAGACTCTCGGCGACGAGGAGGTCGCGTTCCCCGTAGATGCGCCGCATGGTGCGACCGGCATCCGTGAGGACGAGCTCGTCGCCCGAGCCCGAGACGTACTCGAGTGCGGCGAGCACGTCGAGGACGCGGTCGAAGATCCGCGCCACTGTACCGGTGCGCGTCTCGATCTGACGCCGCTTCCGATCGGTGTCGCGCTTGAGCTTGTAGTAGCGCTCGCCCCACCGTGCGTGCTTCTCGCGATCGGGGCACCGATGGCATCCATGGCGCTGCATCCGCCGCCGAAGGCTCTCGATCTTCTTCACGCGCTTGTCGCGCGCCGACCTCGGCCCGTGCGCGTCCTGACGATGCTTCTTCTCCAGGTCGCTGAGCTCGCGCCGGATCGCCGCGTAATCCGCGAAATCGCCGTGCTCGCATTCCATCGCCGACAGGTAGCCCGCCAGGGATGCCTCGGCCTCGCGCACCTCGCGTGCCAGCGAGACGACCGCGCGATCGGCCTGGAACTGGGCGAAGGAGCTCTCCAGGATCTCTCTCGCCCGCGCACGCCCGAATCGGTCGACCAGATTGACCGCCATGTTGTAGGTCGGACGGAAGCTGGAGTTCAAGGGGTAGGTGCGCCGCGACGCGAGCGCGGCGACGGCCTGCGGGTCCATGCCCTCGGTCCACTGCACCACGGCGTGGCCCTCGACGTCGATGCCGCGCCGGCCGGCCCTGCCGGTGAGCTGCGTGTACTCGCCGGACGTGATCGCGACCCTGGCCTCGCCGTTGAACTTCTCCATCTTCTCGAGGACGACCGTGCGAGCGGGCATGTTGATGCCGAGCGCCAGCGTCTCGGTCGCGAACACGACTTTGACGAGTTTGAGCCGGAACAGCTCCTCGACGATCTCCTTGAAGGCCGGCAGGAGTCCCGCATGGTGCGCCGCGACGCCGCGTTCGAGGTTCTCGCGCCACTCCCAGAATCCCAGCACTCCGAGGTCCTCGTCCTGCAGCGACCGTGTGCGCTCCTCGACGATCGCGCGGATCTCCGTGCGCTCCTCGTGCGAGGTCAGCCGGATGCCGGATCGGCTGACCTGCTGCACGGCGGCGTCGCAGCCGACGCGGCTGAAGATGAAGAAGATCGCCGGAAGCAGGTTCGAGCGCGCCAGCAGGTCGACGACGTCCGGCCGGTCCATCCGCTCGATACGGCGCGCGTTGGCGGCGCGCACGGGGCGCTTGCCGCCCCGCGGCGGACGCTGCGCCTGCCGCCCGGCGTGCCGATTGCTGGCGTAGCTCTGCGCCTGGCGGTTGCTGTCGTATCGGGAGCCGGTGAACGAGCGGATGCGCAGCAGCTCTTGATTCACCTGTGCCGTCGCGATGCCGGCGCGGTCATCGAACAGCGGCAGCAGATCGTCGCGCACCAGCACGTGCTGTTCGAGCGGAACCGGACGGATCTCGGAGACGATGACCTCGGTGTCGCCGCGGACCGTGTCCAGCCAGTCGCCGAACTCCTCCGCGTTCGAGACGGTCGCGCTGAGCGACACGAGCCGGACGGATGCCGGCAGGTGCAGGATGACCTCTTCCCAGACCGGGCCGCGGAAGCGGTCGGCGAGATAGTGCACCTCGTCCATCACGACGTAGCGGAGATCGGTCAGTGCCGACGAATCCGCATAGAGCATGTTGCGGAGCACTTCGGTCGTCATCACGACGATGCGCGCGTTGCCGTTGATGTTCGTGTCGCCGGTGAGCAGACCTACCTGATCGGCGCCGTACACTTCGACGAGCTCTCGGAACTTCTGGTTCGACAGCGCCTTCATCGGCGTGGTGTAGAACGCCTTCTGGTTGGGGGTCTGCATCGCGAGGTGGATCGCGAACTCGCCGACGATGGTCTTGCCGGCTCCGGTGGGCGCCGCCACCAGGACGCTGCGTCCGCGCTCGAGGGCGTGGCAGCCCGCGAGCTGGAACGGGTCGAGATCGAACGCCTGACGCGACGCGAAGGCGGCCGTCTCCGGGGAGTCGGCCGCCGCGCGGGCAGCCGCGTACCGGTCGGCCGGCGAGCTCATGCGCTCGCGTCCGGCAGAAGACCCGCAGCGGCGTCTCGTTTGCGTTTGCGCCGATCGAACAGCATCGACAAGAGCGCGGCCGCGAAGAACAGCACGATCAGGATGCCGCCCAGGATCAGCATGCTGACCACGTCGGCGGCCGGCGTCGTCAGGGCCGCGAACAGCGTGGCGATGAGGATCGCGATGCGCCATCCCTTGAGGATCGCCCTGCCCGACATGATTCCCGCGAGGTTGAGCGCGACGAGGAAGACCGGCAGCACGAAGGCCACACCCACGACGATCATCAGCTTGAAGACGAAGTCGTAGAACTTCGAGGCCTCGTAGAGGTTGTTCCCGCCCTCGGGCGTGAACGTCGCCATGAGTTCGATCACATGCGGCACGAGGAAGGTCGCCACGTAGCAGCCCGCGAAGAAGAGCGGCACCGCTGCCGCCACGAAGCCGAGCGTGAACTTGATCTCCTTGCGGGTGAGCCCTGGCATCAGGAATGCCCAGATCTGCCACAACCACACCGGGGCTGCGAAGAAGATGCCGATCGAGAACGCGATCCGCATCCGCAGGTCGAACGGCGCCGTCACCGATGAGAAGGTGAGGCCGGTGAGTCCCTTGCCGCCCTTGGCCGCGTCGACGACCTCGAAG
This window contains:
- a CDS encoding DEAD/DEAH box helicase, which codes for MSSPADRYAAARAAADSPETAAFASRQAFDLDPFQLAGCHALERGRSVLVAAPTGAGKTIVGEFAIHLAMQTPNQKAFYTTPMKALSNQKFRELVEVYGADQVGLLTGDTNINGNARIVVMTTEVLRNMLYADSSALTDLRYVVMDEVHYLADRFRGPVWEEVILHLPASVRLVSLSATVSNAEEFGDWLDTVRGDTEVIVSEIRPVPLEQHVLVRDDLLPLFDDRAGIATAQVNQELLRIRSFTGSRYDSNRQAQSYASNRHAGRQAQRPPRGGKRPVRAANARRIERMDRPDVVDLLARSNLLPAIFFIFSRVGCDAAVQQVSRSGIRLTSHEERTEIRAIVEERTRSLQDEDLGVLGFWEWRENLERGVAAHHAGLLPAFKEIVEELFRLKLVKVVFATETLALGINMPARTVVLEKMEKFNGEARVAITSGEYTQLTGRAGRRGIDVEGHAVVQWTEGMDPQAVAALASRRTYPLNSSFRPTYNMAVNLVDRFGRARAREILESSFAQFQADRAVVSLAREVREAEASLAGYLSAMECEHGDFADYAAIRRELSDLEKKHRQDAHGPRSARDKRVKKIESLRRRMQRHGCHRCPDREKHARWGERYYKLKRDTDRKRRQIETRTGTVARIFDRVLDVLAALEYVSGSGDELVLTDAGRTMRRIYGERDLLVAESLRQGLWKGLDAPSLAAMACCLVYEPRRDEANSGERGLPRGAFRAAYERTTDLWAQLDDLERDHHLPGSEPLAAGLAGAMHAWARGRMLDRVLVDADMAAGDFVRWAKQTIDLLDQLSIVADDIEVARTARQALDGVRRGIVAYSGI
- the tatC gene encoding twin-arginine translocase subunit TatC; translated protein: MSLGAHLVELRKRLLISAAALVVAMIIAFFITDPIIDYITRPFEVVDAAKGGKGLTGLTFSSVTAPFDLRMRIAFSIGIFFAAPVWLWQIWAFLMPGLTRKEIKFTLGFVAAAVPLFFAGCYVATFLVPHVIELMATFTPEGGNNLYEASKFYDFVFKLMIVVGVAFVLPVFLVALNLAGIMSGRAILKGWRIAILIATLFAALTTPAADVVSMLILGGILIVLFFAAALLSMLFDRRKRKRDAAAGLLPDASA